A single region of the Streptomyces sp. NBC_00425 genome encodes:
- a CDS encoding amino acid permease, whose protein sequence is MTTTVPKTPPTESGEPGGSGGSGGLQAGLKNRHLSMIAIGGVIGAGLFVGSGSGIAAAGPGILVSYALVGVLVVLVMRMLGEMAAANPTSGSFSAYADRALGRWAGFTIGWLYWFFWVVVLAVEATAGAKILAGWVPAVPQWGWALIVMIVLTATNLVSVSSYGEFEFWFAGIKVVAIAAFIVLGGLAIFGLLPGSDHPASGFSNLTAHGGFLPNGPGAILTGVLMVVFSFMGSEIVTLAAGETADPRAAVTKATNSVIWRIAVFYLGSILIVVSLLRWNDPAILKDGSYVAALSSIGIPHAAQIMNTIVLTSVLSCLNSGLYTASRMAFSLGRRSDAPAAFGRTTDRGVPRAAILASVVFGFVAVAFNYLWPDTVFQFLLNASGAIALFVWLVICFSQLRMRKIIERESPEKLVVRMWLYPYLTWATIALITFVLGYMLTDTADGGGRDQVVLSTAVAAGVVLFAVVRARLSGTTKTRDTADTAPLS, encoded by the coding sequence ATGACCACAACCGTCCCCAAAACCCCTCCCACCGAGTCCGGCGAGCCCGGCGGCTCCGGCGGCTCCGGCGGCCTTCAGGCCGGTCTCAAGAACCGCCATCTGTCGATGATCGCGATCGGCGGCGTCATCGGCGCCGGTCTGTTCGTCGGCTCCGGCTCCGGCATCGCCGCCGCCGGCCCCGGCATCCTCGTCTCGTACGCGCTCGTCGGCGTCCTCGTCGTCCTCGTGATGCGCATGCTCGGCGAGATGGCCGCGGCCAACCCCACCTCGGGTTCGTTCTCCGCCTACGCGGACCGCGCGCTGGGCCGCTGGGCCGGCTTCACCATCGGCTGGCTGTACTGGTTCTTCTGGGTCGTGGTGCTCGCCGTCGAGGCGACGGCGGGGGCGAAGATCCTGGCCGGCTGGGTGCCCGCGGTGCCGCAGTGGGGCTGGGCCCTGATCGTCATGATCGTCCTGACGGCCACCAACCTGGTCTCGGTCAGCTCCTACGGCGAGTTCGAGTTCTGGTTCGCCGGCATCAAGGTCGTCGCCATCGCCGCGTTCATCGTGCTCGGCGGCCTGGCGATCTTCGGACTGCTGCCCGGCTCCGACCACCCGGCGAGCGGCTTCTCCAACCTCACCGCACACGGCGGCTTCCTCCCCAACGGCCCCGGCGCGATCCTCACCGGCGTCCTGATGGTCGTCTTCTCCTTCATGGGCAGCGAGATCGTCACCCTGGCCGCGGGCGAGACCGCCGACCCGCGGGCCGCCGTCACCAAGGCCACCAACAGCGTGATCTGGCGGATCGCGGTGTTCTACCTGGGCTCGATCCTGATCGTGGTGTCGCTGCTGCGCTGGAACGACCCGGCCATCCTCAAGGACGGCTCGTACGTCGCCGCCCTCAGCTCCATCGGCATCCCGCACGCCGCGCAGATCATGAACACCATCGTGCTGACCTCGGTGCTGTCCTGCCTCAACTCGGGCCTGTACACCGCCTCGCGCATGGCCTTCTCGCTCGGTCGCCGAAGCGACGCGCCGGCCGCCTTCGGACGGACCACGGACCGCGGCGTGCCCCGTGCGGCCATCCTCGCCTCGGTGGTCTTCGGCTTCGTCGCCGTCGCCTTCAACTACCTCTGGCCCGACACGGTCTTCCAGTTCCTGCTCAACGCCTCCGGCGCGATCGCCCTGTTCGTCTGGCTGGTGATCTGCTTCTCCCAGCTGCGGATGCGGAAGATCATCGAGCGGGAGTCCCCGGAGAAGCTGGTCGTCCGGATGTGGCTCTACCCCTACCTCACCTGGGCGACCATCGCCCTGATCACCTTCGTCCTCGGCTACATGCTCACCGACACGGCCGACGGCGGCGGCCGCGACCAGGTGGTCCTGTCCACGGCGGTGGCCGCGGGCGTGGTGCTCTTCGCGGTGGTACGCGCACGCCTGTCGGGAACGACCAAGACCCGGGACACCGCTGACACGGCCCCCCTGTCCTGA
- a CDS encoding FadR/GntR family transcriptional regulator encodes MVNAPGKFGPYSGWDTRVLAGRGPTGAELVRSRIALRVRLRSVSPGDRLPDAGVLAEELGISEITVRRALEVMCQDGLLDRRRGRAGGTFVAAEWDAVVAVMYDADEAAALDSFHLLLECGLVAHTAGELPDGRLDGLQALVEEMDAPGDPARLLELETRFHLDLAETLGGAGIREFAADLLGKQCLLGPAPDPAVVRARNRCHLDLLDELGRGAMDLAVRAVKAHRHAEPDPPPPAEPTPPRSAEPNRLRPAEPS; translated from the coding sequence GTGGTGAATGCACCGGGCAAGTTCGGCCCCTACAGCGGCTGGGACACACGCGTCCTGGCCGGCCGGGGCCCCACAGGAGCGGAGCTCGTCCGGTCCCGGATCGCCCTGCGGGTGCGGCTGCGGTCCGTCTCTCCGGGGGACCGGCTGCCGGACGCGGGTGTCCTCGCCGAGGAGCTCGGGATCAGTGAGATCACCGTGCGCCGCGCGCTGGAGGTCATGTGCCAGGACGGCCTGCTCGACCGCCGTCGTGGCCGGGCCGGCGGCACCTTCGTCGCGGCCGAGTGGGACGCGGTCGTCGCCGTGATGTACGACGCCGACGAGGCGGCCGCGCTGGACTCCTTCCATCTGCTGCTCGAGTGCGGGCTCGTCGCGCACACCGCGGGCGAGCTGCCCGACGGCCGGCTCGACGGGCTGCAGGCGTTGGTCGAGGAGATGGACGCGCCCGGCGACCCGGCCCGGCTGCTCGAGCTGGAGACCCGCTTCCACCTCGACCTCGCGGAGACCCTCGGCGGCGCCGGGATCAGGGAGTTCGCCGCCGACCTGCTGGGCAAACAGTGCCTGCTGGGGCCCGCGCCGGACCCCGCGGTCGTACGGGCCCGCAACCGCTGCCACCTCGACCTGCTCGACGAACTCGGCCGCGGCGCGATGGACCTCGCGGTGCGAGCCGTGAAGGCACATCGGCACGCCGAACCGGACCCGCCTCCCCCAGCCGAACCGACCCCGCCCCGCAGCGCCGAACCGAACCGACTCCGCCCGGCCGAACCGAGCTGA
- a CDS encoding APC family permease: MTESGSAGPSPTSGPADGTPQRLRGGVLGMADIAAATMANVGPAMSFFFGFAFLATTAGVASPLTIMAAGAAVALFGNTLAEFSRAHPSAGSFTTFVGKTFGPVSAVTTALLAGLGYIIAMASVIAISGGFMQITLNHYTGVDLPWIIWTVLLTGLSVVLMLRGIVVSTKWAGYFFVVEMLVLVVVSVAALVEHRGDLSAAPFLPSHLTHGVKGLAAGFPLAVYLFIGWENSAALAEETENPRRNVGRAVFSSVAIMTVSYILFSYATVTGFGYDVQRLGDSRIPFIDVAQHTLGALALLAYVGGLTSTLGVLIAGINSQARLVFNAGREGLLPSFFGYVHPTRRTPNNAIVTFAATALLIIVGWGLGHVLGADGGQMNPVVFFAESSSLGAILILLVYLASNIALPLYYRRYRPQEFRIVRHVVLPAAGALAVLVPLYYLAKPGQPAPYSWFPYAALATLVAAVCYATLLVRRDPGLADRVGSVVADAE; this comes from the coding sequence ATGACCGAGTCCGGATCAGCCGGGCCGTCGCCGACGTCGGGCCCCGCCGACGGCACGCCCCAGCGGCTGCGCGGCGGCGTCCTCGGCATGGCGGACATCGCCGCGGCCACGATGGCCAACGTCGGCCCGGCCATGAGCTTCTTCTTCGGCTTCGCCTTCCTCGCCACCACGGCGGGCGTGGCCTCCCCGCTGACCATCATGGCGGCGGGCGCGGCGGTCGCGCTGTTCGGCAACACGCTGGCCGAGTTCTCCCGGGCGCACCCCTCGGCGGGCAGCTTCACCACCTTCGTGGGCAAGACCTTCGGGCCGGTCAGCGCCGTGACCACGGCGCTGCTCGCCGGACTCGGCTACATCATCGCGATGGCCTCCGTCATCGCGATCTCCGGCGGGTTCATGCAGATCACCCTGAACCACTACACCGGCGTCGACCTGCCGTGGATCATCTGGACGGTGCTGCTGACCGGCCTGTCGGTGGTGCTGATGCTGCGCGGGATCGTGGTCTCCACCAAGTGGGCCGGCTACTTCTTCGTCGTCGAGATGCTCGTCCTGGTCGTCGTCTCGGTCGCCGCGCTCGTCGAGCACCGCGGCGACCTCTCCGCCGCCCCGTTCCTGCCCTCCCACCTCACCCACGGCGTCAAGGGGCTCGCGGCGGGCTTCCCGCTGGCGGTGTACCTGTTCATCGGCTGGGAGAACTCGGCGGCGCTGGCCGAGGAGACGGAGAACCCGCGGCGCAACGTCGGCCGCGCCGTGTTCTCGTCCGTCGCGATCATGACGGTGAGCTACATCCTCTTCTCCTACGCCACGGTCACCGGCTTCGGCTACGACGTGCAGCGGCTCGGAGACTCCCGCATCCCCTTCATCGACGTCGCCCAGCACACGCTGGGGGCGCTCGCCCTCCTCGCCTACGTCGGCGGTTTGACCTCCACCCTCGGCGTGCTGATCGCGGGCATCAACTCCCAGGCCAGGCTGGTGTTCAACGCCGGACGCGAGGGGCTGCTGCCGTCCTTCTTCGGCTATGTGCACCCCACGCGCCGCACGCCGAACAACGCGATCGTCACCTTCGCCGCGACCGCGCTGCTGATCATCGTCGGCTGGGGTCTGGGGCATGTGCTCGGAGCGGACGGCGGTCAGATGAACCCGGTGGTGTTCTTCGCCGAGTCGTCGAGCCTGGGCGCCATCCTGATCCTGCTGGTCTACCTCGCGTCCAACATCGCGCTGCCGCTGTACTACCGCAGGTACCGTCCGCAGGAGTTCCGGATCGTGCGGCACGTGGTGCTGCCCGCGGCAGGAGCCCTCGCCGTGCTGGTCCCGCTGTACTACCTCGCCAAGCCGGGACAGCCCGCCCCGTACAGCTGGTTCCCGTACGCGGCCCTGGCCACCCTCGTCGCGGCCGTCTGCTACGCGACGCTCCTGGTCCGACGCGACCCGGGCCTGGCCGACCGGGTCGGCTCGGTCGTCGCCGACGCGGAGTGA